In the genome of Streptococcus oralis, one region contains:
- a CDS encoding FTR1 family iron permease has product MVRNYWKTSICFLALSVLLLTISPVSAKESLSSYFVKITDASQALKNGNQAEAKALVREMAMDFETVEHADSDAGKVVKEKLDLSGEISEENLTQISSALLAFEKEQNPVDLDAEKEKLVSRLRPRFETLDKAISSKDIEQIREAYKKMNSTWTINESVVRDNSTAHYGQVETAISFLRSSIETEPTDYDAIQSSFNGLKTAIDNFVDGKEVATSSSNLSLKDGISLLKKALEEFKAGNPTAGTVAMKEFITIWPTVEGSVSTTNPSLYTRVESESPVIMVKGSEKEYQEKLEKLIADLSQIDTSATYNAFDAMLILLREGVEALLIVMALVTTLKAAKMRKGLKWVYGGALTGIVASLVIAFILQIAFPAVTSGVNREIIEGSVGIFAVVMMILIGIWLHSKSSIKKWNDFMDSQMKTVTKTGSFISMFALSFLAVFREGAETILFYVGILPKISRFEFILGISLALLVLLIIAFLMNKASQFFLPHKVFFILTWMIYALAFKMLGVSVHALQLTNMAPNHLLSSFPTIDLLGIYPSWEGLGSQLVFLIIVLVVTLRQGEK; this is encoded by the coding sequence TTGGTCAGAAATTATTGGAAGACTAGCATTTGTTTCTTGGCTTTGTCTGTTCTCTTGTTAACTATTTCTCCTGTTAGTGCGAAGGAAAGTCTGAGTTCTTATTTTGTAAAGATTACGGATGCCTCTCAGGCTTTAAAAAACGGAAATCAGGCAGAAGCCAAGGCCCTAGTTAGAGAAATGGCAATGGATTTTGAAACAGTAGAACATGCTGATTCAGATGCTGGAAAGGTTGTCAAGGAAAAACTTGACCTGTCAGGGGAGATTAGTGAAGAAAATCTGACACAGATCTCCTCTGCCCTTCTAGCTTTTGAAAAAGAGCAAAATCCAGTAGATCTTGATGCTGAAAAGGAAAAACTTGTCAGTCGCTTAAGACCACGTTTTGAGACTTTGGATAAGGCAATTTCTTCCAAAGACATAGAGCAAATTCGAGAAGCCTATAAAAAGATGAATTCCACTTGGACGATCAATGAGAGTGTTGTCCGTGACAACAGTACAGCTCATTATGGTCAAGTAGAAACAGCTATTTCTTTCTTACGGAGTAGCATTGAAACGGAGCCGACAGATTATGATGCTATCCAGTCTTCTTTTAATGGCTTAAAAACTGCCATTGATAACTTCGTAGATGGCAAAGAAGTGGCGACAAGTTCCTCTAATCTAAGTCTCAAAGATGGCATTTCCCTTCTCAAAAAAGCCTTGGAAGAATTTAAAGCTGGAAACCCGACGGCAGGGACAGTTGCCATGAAAGAGTTTATTACTATATGGCCAACTGTTGAAGGTTCTGTTAGTACGACCAATCCTTCCCTCTACACCCGAGTTGAAAGTGAAAGCCCTGTAATCATGGTTAAGGGAAGTGAGAAGGAATATCAAGAAAAATTAGAAAAACTGATTGCAGATTTATCTCAAATTGACACTAGTGCTACCTACAATGCTTTTGATGCTATGCTCATTCTCTTACGTGAAGGAGTAGAGGCCCTCTTAATCGTCATGGCTCTAGTCACAACTTTAAAAGCAGCCAAGATGCGCAAAGGACTCAAGTGGGTATACGGTGGAGCCCTAACAGGTATCGTTGCGAGTCTAGTGATTGCATTTATACTACAAATTGCCTTTCCTGCAGTAACATCAGGGGTCAATCGCGAAATCATCGAAGGATCTGTTGGTATTTTTGCGGTAGTGATGATGATTTTGATTGGTATCTGGCTTCACAGTAAATCCTCGATCAAAAAATGGAATGACTTTATGGATTCGCAGATGAAAACTGTGACCAAGACAGGTTCATTCATTTCCATGTTTGCTCTTAGTTTTCTAGCTGTTTTCCGTGAAGGAGCAGAGACCATTCTATTTTACGTAGGGATTTTACCGAAAATATCTCGTTTTGAGTTTATCCTAGGTATTTCTCTAGCCTTGTTAGTCTTGCTGATTATTGCATTTCTGATGAACAAGGCGAGTCAATTCTTCCTACCTCATAAGGTCTTCTTTATCTTAACTTGGATGATTTATGCTCTTGCCTTCAAGATGCTTGGAGTTAGTGTGCATGCTTTGCAGCTGACAAATATGGCACCAAATCACCTGCTATCAAGTTTCCCAACTATCGACCTATTGGGCATCTATCCAAGTTGGGAAGGTTTAGGAAGTCAACTAGTCTTTTTGATAATTGTTTTGGTTGTCACATTGAGACAGGGTGAAAAGTAG
- a CDS encoding VIT family protein, translated as MTEIKHEIDANFAGRLNILRAGVLGANDGIISIAGVVIGVASATSSILIIFLSGLAAILAGAFSMAGGEYVSVSTQKDTEEAAVAREQLLLDKDIESAKQSLYAAYLQNGECETSAQLLTNKAFLKNPLKALVEEKYGIEYEEFTNPWHAAISSFIAFVLGSLPPMLSITVFPSDYRIPATVFIVALSLLVTGYTSAKLGKAPTKTAMIRNLCIGLLTMGVTFLLGQLFSI; from the coding sequence ATGACAGAAATAAAACATGAAATTGATGCAAACTTTGCAGGCCGACTCAATATCCTGCGCGCGGGTGTTCTGGGTGCCAATGACGGGATTATTTCCATCGCTGGAGTCGTTATCGGTGTTGCCAGTGCGACGAGCAGTATCTTGATTATCTTTTTATCAGGATTGGCCGCTATCCTCGCTGGTGCTTTTTCTATGGCAGGTGGCGAATATGTCTCTGTATCCACTCAGAAAGACACGGAAGAAGCCGCTGTTGCCAGAGAACAATTGCTCTTGGATAAGGACATCGAATCTGCAAAACAATCCCTCTATGCCGCTTACCTTCAAAATGGTGAGTGTGAAACGTCCGCCCAACTCTTGACCAACAAGGCCTTTTTAAAAAATCCACTCAAAGCCTTGGTCGAGGAAAAATACGGTATCGAGTACGAAGAATTTACCAATCCTTGGCATGCTGCCATCTCTAGCTTTATCGCCTTTGTACTGGGAAGTCTTCCTCCTATGCTTTCGATCACTGTCTTTCCAAGTGACTATCGCATTCCTGCTACTGTTTTTATCGTGGCCCTTTCCCTTCTCGTCACTGGCTATACCAGTGCTAAATTAGGAAAAGCTCCTACGAAAACTGCTATGATCCGTAACCTCTGTATCGGACTTCTCACCATGGGAGTAACCTTCCTCTTAGGACAACTCTTTAGTATCTAA
- the efeB gene encoding iron uptake transporter deferrochelatase/peroxidase subunit has product MTKKDEKFFEKKMDRREFLKKAGIGGAGLALGLSGASAFLAPKLDKQEKISDGNEKIDFYGKHQAGITTPMQKNIYFVVLDLHTTDKDKIIQLFKDWTDYSAKLVEGELVKKDGQNALLPPSDTGETVGLNPHRLTLTFGVSASFLKKMNLEHKRPQLFRDFPPFPKEQLREKYTGGDIVIQACADDEQVAFHAIRNLIRKGRNAVTLRWSQSGFAAIGDRMETPRNLFGFKDGTANVTKEKDFDRVVWADSKDWMENGSYMAVRRIQMFLDTWDRTNLEEQENTFGRYKESGAPFGKKNEFDEVDLSLLPNDSHVRLAKEVDKPLLRRSYSYSDGIDDKTGQFDTGLLFISFQKDPDNFVKVQTNLGATDKMNEYVTHIGSGLFACFGGVEKGGYIGQKLLED; this is encoded by the coding sequence ATGACTAAGAAAGACGAAAAGTTTTTTGAGAAAAAAATGGACCGTCGAGAATTTCTAAAAAAAGCGGGTATTGGAGGTGCTGGTCTAGCACTTGGTCTCTCTGGTGCCTCCGCTTTTTTAGCGCCTAAGCTAGACAAGCAGGAAAAAATCTCGGACGGTAATGAAAAGATTGACTTTTATGGGAAACACCAAGCGGGTATCACGACCCCTATGCAGAAGAATATCTATTTTGTTGTCCTAGATTTGCATACGACAGATAAAGATAAGATTATCCAGCTTTTTAAGGATTGGACGGATTATAGTGCCAAGTTGGTAGAAGGAGAATTGGTCAAAAAAGATGGTCAGAATGCCCTCTTGCCTCCTAGCGATACTGGAGAAACAGTGGGGCTAAATCCTCATCGTTTAACGCTGACTTTTGGTGTGTCTGCTAGTTTCCTGAAAAAGATGAATTTGGAGCACAAGCGTCCTCAACTTTTTAGGGATTTCCCCCCCTTTCCAAAGGAGCAACTGCGTGAAAAATATACTGGTGGAGATATTGTTATCCAAGCCTGTGCAGATGACGAGCAAGTTGCTTTTCATGCTATTCGCAATCTTATCCGTAAAGGGAGAAATGCAGTGACCCTCCGTTGGAGCCAATCTGGATTTGCTGCTATTGGGGATCGTATGGAGACACCACGCAACCTTTTTGGTTTCAAAGATGGAACAGCCAATGTGACCAAAGAAAAGGATTTTGATCGTGTTGTCTGGGCCGACAGCAAGGACTGGATGGAAAATGGATCCTATATGGCCGTTCGTCGCATCCAAATGTTTCTCGATACTTGGGATCGAACCAATCTTGAAGAGCAAGAAAATACCTTTGGTCGTTATAAGGAAAGTGGTGCTCCCTTTGGTAAGAAGAATGAGTTTGATGAAGTAGATTTGAGTCTTTTACCAAATGATTCGCATGTTCGATTAGCCAAAGAGGTAGATAAGCCACTCTTACGACGTTCCTATTCATACTCAGATGGCATTGATGATAAGACTGGACAATTTGACACAGGCTTACTCTTTATCTCTTTCCAGAAAGATCCAGACAATTTTGTCAAGGTTCAAACCAACCTCGGAGCTACAGACAAGATGAATGAGTATGTAACCCACATCGGTAGCGGTCTTTTTGCCTGCTTTGGTGGAGTAGAGAAAGGAGGCTATATTGGTCAGAAATTATTGGAAGACTAG
- the efeO gene encoding iron uptake system protein EfeO codes for MKKLGVVLLSSALLLTACAVRFEKSTETSDSSKVTALSDDKQKLLDKATADYKTFVQGQIDKLLTDTEGFVQLLKDGKLEEAKKAYPLVRMAYERSEPIAESFGESDVKIDFRLADYMDENKTEEGWSGFHRIERILWEENTTKGIESYGDQLVNDIKELKAKVATVEVDHKIMLTGAVDLLNEVATSKITGEEEIYSHTDLYDFRANIEGAEKIFQLFKPLLEKSDAALVKELEADFKSVNSLLDKHMTDKEHYKLYTDLTKEDTKELAEAVTKLGEPLSQMGKFLDGE; via the coding sequence ATGAAAAAACTAGGTGTTGTCCTTTTATCTTCTGCTTTGCTATTGACAGCATGTGCAGTCCGTTTTGAAAAATCAACCGAGACAAGTGATTCCTCTAAGGTGACAGCTTTATCAGATGACAAACAAAAACTACTTGATAAGGCAACCGCAGATTATAAGACTTTTGTTCAAGGACAAATTGATAAGCTTTTAACGGATACAGAAGGATTTGTCCAGCTTTTGAAAGACGGAAAATTGGAGGAAGCCAAGAAAGCTTATCCACTTGTTCGTATGGCTTATGAACGTTCAGAACCAATCGCTGAGAGTTTTGGTGAGTCAGATGTCAAGATTGACTTCCGTTTAGCAGACTATATGGACGAAAACAAGACAGAGGAAGGTTGGTCAGGTTTCCACCGTATCGAGCGTATCCTTTGGGAAGAAAACACAACTAAGGGGATCGAAAGTTATGGAGATCAGCTTGTCAATGATATCAAAGAGTTGAAGGCTAAGGTAGCGACTGTTGAAGTAGATCACAAGATTATGTTGACTGGAGCAGTTGACTTGCTTAACGAAGTGGCGACAAGCAAGATTACGGGTGAAGAGGAAATCTACTCTCATACAGATTTGTACGACTTCCGCGCTAATATCGAGGGAGCTGAAAAGATATTTCAACTCTTTAAACCTTTACTAGAAAAATCAGATGCTGCTTTAGTTAAAGAATTAGAAGCTGATTTCAAATCTGTTAATAGCTTGTTGGACAAACATATGACAGATAAGGAACACTACAAACTTTATACAGACTTAACCAAAGAAGACACCAAGGAATTGGCTGAAGCCGTGACAAAACTTGGTGAACCTCTATCACAAATGGGCAAATTTCTTGATGGAGAATAA